gggcttacagccttagggagggagaaaaggaaaagaggcaagtgaaaatgatggttgcagcagtacaggctggtggcaggggaagatttcaggaaggtggaaggggccggggaatgagaggacgtgggcgtgggcgccctggctcacaggaaaggcgtctgggtcgcaaccagtgtgccatatgccgaaaggagggacattggaagaatgagtgccccgaaagggaaggtacccctatgatggcagcggaggatcaagaataggggtgtcaggggagacggactatcctgcccccggaaccccgagtaaaaatgcgggtgggagattcagacatagactttttaatagactctggagctgcacgaactgctgtaaaccaacccctgcagctgcctgtggcagattccctcactgtggtgggagccacagggaaaggaactaagtgcccagtatatgccccagcggaatgtgctttgggaaacagaactctatctcacagactggtttacctccctgattgtccaacgCCTCTATTAGGACGGgatctgctttgtcgcttaggtgccaccctgcatttcacccaagatgaaataagcctcaccttacccccagagaatgcctggataatgacacttgcaattgagccctcagccatgcaagccccagagtggagtcaatgggagaagcgggtttttcctctggtatgggcatcagggatcccaggaaaggcagcccatcatactcctattactgttcagctcttgccaggaaaaggtccagtgcgaattaagcagtatccgatcaaaagggaagccagagagggattgcaggaaactatagaccagttcctaaagtgtggggtacttcgagaatgccagtcagcttggaacactcctatcttgcctgtgcaaaagcccaatggcacataccggctggtccaggacctgagagcagttaatgagcgggttaagactctacacccccttgttccaaatcAGTATGCACTGTTGGCCTCTGTaggggggcagtacacccatttttcagtcctggatttaaaggatgctttcttcacgattccggttgacctccagtctcaggagattttctccttcgaaTGGGAGGATAGAAGGAGGGttagaaagcagctttgctggacagtgttggctcagggatttaaaaattcccccacccttttcagccaggccctggctagagacttggaggagtgggacaatgaggacaaagtcctcctcctgcaatatgtggatgacttgttaattgctgcagtgggtctaacctcttgccttaaagccactgtgagcctcctgaactttgttggactccgaggatatcgagtagcacagagtaaggctcagattgcCCTTCCAGAAGTTCACTACTTAGGATTTTATATAAGGCAGGGGGAACGTCAGCTGTCAAATGAAAGAAAGGAAGCTATCTGTCAAATTCCTATCCCAAGCAATCGTAAGCGGCTCAGGGCGTTTCTGGGTATGGCAGGCTTCTGTAggatatggatcccagagtttggattgtgggctaaacccttgtatgaatgtgttaagggagcggatcatgacccctttcactggtccccagaagccgacaaggcatttaaggttttaaaaaggaaattgatggaagctccagccctgggtctgccagaCCTCTCTAAGCCATTCCAACTGTATGTCCATGAAAGGAAAGGAgtggccctgggagtgcttactcagttattaggcacctggaaacgtcccgtggcatatttctctaaacaactggatcaagttgctaAGGGATGGCCGGCATGTTTGCGAGCGGTCGCAGCAACTGCCCTaatgcttggggaagctgagaaaTTGACACTGGGAGGAGCTGTGCAAGTGTATACTCCCCACATGGTTCAAGCCCTGCTGGATATTAAAGGTGGTCTCTGGCTTACACAGGCTCGAGTTGCTCGGTATCAGGCAAAGCTTGTagaaaatcctgaagttaccttacagacctgtccctcccttaatccagctaccctattaccggagacagaggagcaggaacatgactgtttgGAGGTCATAGATGCCCAATATTCTAGCCGCCCAGACTTGAAAGATCAACCTCTCCTGAATGCTGATTATGAGTGGTATACGGACGGCAGTAGTACAGTTGtaaatgggcaaaggagggctggcTATGCTATTGTATCTCTCTATgaaactgtggaagcagagagtttacctgctgggacatcagcCCAGCTGGCTGAATTGGTAGCCTTAACTCGTGCACTTGAACTGTCAAAAGGGAAAAGAGTTAACATTTTTACTGATTCCAGATATGCCTTTGGAGTACTACATGCCCATGCTGGTCTATGGAAGCAACGAGGAATGTTGACAGCGCAAAACTCTCCTGTCAAACATGGACCCCAGATTCTCCGGCTTTTAGATGCGGTACAGCTCCCCACAATGGTAGTAGTGGTACATTGCAAGGCTCATCAAAAGGGAGATCAAGATGTGGCCAGAGGTAATGCTAGGGCGGATAGGGAAGCTAGGCGAGCTGCTACCCTGGAACCACTAGAAGCTGAAGATGCCcatatgcatgccctcatcccatcagtgggtgagctCCCGACTCCTCAGTACTCTGACGAAGAAAGGGATCTGGCCGACAGACTCGGTCTCCAGGAGAAAGGGGGGTGGTTCCACTCCCTGGAAGGAAAGATCCTACTACCAAAGAGCCTAATTCGGTCAGTGCTGCAGAAACTACATCAAACCACTCATGCAGGGAGAGAGGCTCTCTCTCAGCTAATGggtaaatattttttaacctcTGGACTTAGGCCTCTGGCCTCCCAGGTGCAGGCTGAATgtttagtctgccaaaagaacaaccctcgaccaggagtgtcagtgcTGCCAGCCACTCTGGAGcctaccccaggcccgggactggTGTGGCAAATAGATTTTATTGAGTTtccccggacccaaggattcagatacctcctcgtcttggtagatcgattcagcggatggcctgaagccttcccatgccgtaataacactgccaaaacagtggctcttaaatttgtcaaagagatcattcctcgctttggactcccccagtggatggaatctgacaacggaacacacttcacatcccaagtcgttcaaaagatatcggatgccctacagatcccctggaagcttcacacgccatggcgaccgcaggccagtggggtagtggagcgtacaaatcagacacttaagcggcacctctcaaaggtttgccaagaggcttcccttaagtggcctgatgctttgccccttgttctgctccgcattcgcgctctccctaagggcaggttagggctcagtcccttcgagattatgtttggaagggcatggcctatgaatggtacaccggttctggcaggggagtgggaaatggggtgtggcttcttatctcagtatatgtgctctctgtctgctgttctctgttctctccacaggtataccaaagatttgcaacctctcccgctggatgccccgatccactccttgcagccaggcgattctgTACTCgtccggacctggaaggacgagcctctccaagagaaatggaagggaccctacaccgtcctgctggtctcccatacagcagcaaaggttgagggacacaaaaactggattcatcactctcgtctgaaggcagtgcctgctcctgaacggtggaccgtccagcctgcagagaagactgccagcgacgatttgggacttaagctgttattcagacgACAGTAGTGTCTGCGgggaatgccctgtgatctctttggacagtcacagcgcactccccgcgagacctctgagcgttggttgtgtttgttttcacaggACCGGCCTAAtctggtggcctggtcccttttgtttttaatctgcttgctattggtaattgttattttgtgggtatttggggaattgtgattgttaggccctaggatcACCTGCCTAATatgagttcagatccagggtctgccatagtggtgctctttgccatagggacactcctcttgttaactcccgtttccccccaggcacatgcgggatggaaagAAATCCCTactaactaaggcctggtctacactacgggtttaggtcgactttagcagcgttaaaccgaattaagcctggacacgtccacacaacgaggccctttctttcgacttaaagggccctttaaaccggtttctttacaccacctccgacgaggggattagcgataaaaccggcctttgcgggtcggaattggggtagtgtggacggaattcgatgttattggcctccgggagctatcccacagtgcttcattgtgaccgctctggacagcgctctcaactcagatgcactgaccaggtagacaggaaaagacccgcgaaggtttgaatttcatttcctgtttgcccagcgtggagagcacaggtgaccacgcagagctcatcagcacaggtaaccgtgatggagtcctcccaggatcgcaaaagagctccagcatggaccgaacgggaggtacgagatctgctcgccatatggggagatgaagcagtgatagctgaactccgtagcagtaaaagaaatggaaaagtattagaaaagatctccaaggccatgaaggaccgaggccataacagggacacacagcagtgccgcgtgaaaattaaggagctacggcaagcctaccacaaagccagagaagcaaacggaaggtccggggcagagccgcaaacttgccgctactacgcggagctgcatgccattctagggggtgcagccaccactaccccaaccgtgtgctatgactctctcactggagaaacacacagggaagacggttcggggaacgaggaagatgacgatggaggtactgtaggtagctcacagcagcaaggaagcggagaaaccggtttccccaacagccaggatctgtttgtgaccctggacctggaaccagtaacccccgaactcacccaagaccctcagggcacacaggagacctctggtgagtgtaactttgtaaatatttgtaaacattacaaaaaaaaaaaagcaagcaagtctgttaacgtgtatggggatggagcggaaatcctccagggacatctccagaaagctctcctggttgaaatggggtgattttattaagggggacattcagaggcgcccgttcctgctagtctgaccagaaatgttccccgctgttaaccacgcggtgggggggaggggtgaagtgatcatcccagagaatcgtgtgtgtgtgtgtggggggggtggtttacttgtgtttgtgccgcatgttaaccgggaaaccgcagccccctccttttacattgaaaccccattttaaatggacaacccaattctcccttctcctccaccagctgcaaatgtttctccttcgcagaggctcgtgaacattagaaagagaaaacataagacgagggacgagatgttcacggagctgcagatgtcctcccacgctgatagagcacagcagaatgcgtggaggcagtcaatgtcggagatgagaaaagcccaacatgaacgagaggagaggtggcgggctgaagacgataggtggcgtcagcttgcagacagacggcaagaggcaatgctccgtctgctggagcatcaaagtgatatgctcgagcgtatggttgagttgcaggaaaggcagcaggagcagagaccgccgctacagcccctgtgtaaccaacagccctcctccccaagttccatagcctcctcacccagacgcccaagaacacggtgggggggcctccgtccacccagtcactccaccccagatgatcgcccaagcatcagaaggctgggcttcaataagagttaaagttttaaaatgcagtatgtccttttccatccctcctcccccacccatcccagctaccttggcaattatccccctacctctgtaaggaactaataaagaatgcatgaatgtgaaaaaacaatgactttattgcctctgcaagcgggaggggaggggagggtggggtggggtggttggtttacagggaagtagagtgaaccgggtcgggggggggggggttggagggttcatcaaggagaaacaaacagaagtttcacacagtagcctggccagtcacaaaactcgttttcaaagcttctctgatgcgcaccgcgccctgctgtgctcctctaaccgccctggtgtctggctgcgcgtaatcagcggccaggcgagttgcctcaacctcccaccccgccataaaggtctcccccttactctcacagatattgtggagcgcacagcaagcagcaataacaatggggatattcttttcgctgaggtctgagcgagtcagtaaactgcgccagcgcgcttttaaacgtccaaatgcacattccaccaccattcggcacttgctcagcctgtagttgaacaggtcctgactcctgtccaggctgcctgtgtacggcttcatgagccatggcattaaggggtaggctgggtccccaaggatcacgataggcatttcagcatccccaatggtcactttctggtccgggaagaaagtcccttcctccagctttcgaaacagagcagagttcctgaagacgcgagcatcatgtacctttcccggccatcccacgttgatgttggtgaaacgtcccttgtgatccaccagggcttgcagcagcattgaaaagtaccccttgcggtttacgtagtcggtggcttggtgctccggtgacaagatagggatatgggttccgtctatggccccgccacagtttgggaatcccatttcagcaaaaccatccactattgactgcacgttgcccagagtcactacccttgctatcaccaggtctttcattgccctggcaaattggatcacagcagcccccacagtagatttgcccactccaaattgattcccgactgaccggtagctgtctggcgttgcaagcttccacagggctatcgccactcgcttctcaactgtgagggctgctctcatcttggtatcctggcgtttcagggcaggggaaagcaagtcacaaagttccatgaaagtgcccttacgcatgcgaaagtttcgcagccactgggaatcgtcccatacctgcagcacgatgcggtcccaccagtctgtgcttgtttcccgggcccagaatcggcgttccacggtatcaacctgccccagtaacaccatgatttccacattgctggggcctgtgccttgtgagaggtctatggccatgtcaatttcctcatcactctcgtcgccgcgctgcaattgcctcctcgcctggtccgggtttcgccttggcatgttctggctctgcatatactccaggacaatgcgcgtggtgttcatagtgctcataattgccgcggtgatctgagcgggctccatgatcccagtgctagctatggcgcctggtcagaaaaaaggcgcgaaagtagtatctgatggaccaggagaaggagggcgggagggagggagggagggccgagtgacgacatagcgtacaggtacaggaacagggagaaacacaaacaactgtcacacagaatggtgcccccaaagattaaactggaaaccccgggcttagcaggccgttgatttcacggaggaaggggaagcaaatgaacacagaacaaatctattttttacatcttaaggtggcagccgacgctgcagcatgagtgacagccataccaatacgacgatgatgggtaccaatcataaaataccatcatctgccaaaaggcaaggggctgctgctgtgtagcaatgcagccccacgtctgccagccccacgtccgccagcacccagcatcgccctcggcctcttctgggtgcttagcagacaatactgggcaattggcagaaaatagtatattatgactggtaaccgtcatcatcaaaacagtagcatgtctgcccaggtggccatgattgacagccacaccaatacgatgacgacgggtaccaatcataatataccatcgcctggcaaggggctggtgcaatgcagccctacggctgccagccccacgactatcactcatgctacactgtctaccgccaaaaggcagttagcagctgctgctgtgtagcaatgcagtcccacgtctgccggcacccagaggacatatggtgacggtgagctcagctgagctgagcgggctccatgcttgccgtggtatgttgtctgcacaggtaacccaggtaaataggcgcgaatctattgtctgccgttgctgtgacgaggggggaggggcctgacgacatgtacccagaaccgcccgcgacactgttttgcatcatctgggcattgggatctcaacccagaattcaaagaaaaggcgcgaaccgcttctcggctcgagctgtggcgcaaacgtagtatctgacggcctaggggaaggagggaggggggccgagtgacgacatggcgtacaggcacagggaattaaaataaagaacggtggctgtgcatcagggagagacacaaacaactgtcacagactggtcccccccaaagattaaactgaaaaccctgggtttagcaggccgttgatttgacggagggagggggaagcaaatgaatacagagaaaatctatttttttacatcttaagacgacggtgcagcatgactgtgagctcagctgtgctgagcgggctccatgttgtctgcacaggtaacccaggtaacccagataaaaaggcgcgaatctattgtctgccgttgctgtgacgggggagggaggggcctgacgacatgtacccagaaccgcccgcgacactgttttgcatcatccgggcattgggatctcaacccagaattccaaggggcggcggagactgcgggaactgtgggatagctgtgggatagctacccatagtgcaatgctccggaagtcgacgctagcctcgtactgtggacgcggtctgccgactagagcacctagagcattttatgtgtggacatacacaatcggctgtatacaaccgatttcaataaaaccggcttctataaattcgaactaatttcgtagtgtagacatacccttagagacaaacacatatgagtccctgaaggtttgctttgcccaagagtttaacctctccaactgctgggtatgctcccaaatcccacaccatgctgcagggttaccctggagggtggttccccagaattggtcagatatctgttggggatggttcagtagggggaaaaatgcctCAGGTACCCCCTTGTCACAGAACTGTACCATTGagtcccagtatgcattaagggacgacCCCTGGAAGCCGCAGGCCAACTCAACATATATCCCTTCCCCTATTAGGTTACGGCCAGTAGCCCCTGGGTTGGTGTGCTATCGACAGTTTAAGTCCAGCAATCACACCTGGTTTGCTGGGAATAGCACCtgtcagtattatttatcccctgaCAGTGATGCTTCCATCCCTGTCTATGTTAATGGCAAATCCGACTCTACTGCCCGGTTCGGATCGTTTAATGACAGACAAGTAAATAGGTGGAGTAGCGGTTATAATGGCTTGGTAGGGAATGGCCACTCCTTTTATATTTGCGGTGCCTCTACCTATAAGTGGCTACCGCATCAGTGGTATGGAAGTTGTTATCTAGGAtatcttgcccctccccttcGTGTCCTCCCTAAACTGCCCCCTGGCCGCGCCAGGCAGCAtagatctttgtatgccaccccagagcccattacagaaggagacaggttgggtatgatctttctcccatcctatggggtagGACGACTGGCTCAATTTTAtcgtaggctctctgtgtttctcaccaagtatgccaatgagaccttggccatagagaaaagccttaactcagagctttaccagctccggttgctgtccctgcaaaataGACatgccttagattatgttttagcctcccagggcggggtgtgtgtccttattgggagtgaatgttgtacttatgtcccagaaaactcacaggacattaacaagcacgtcctgtcagcCGAACAGGCTTTTGATCAGTGGAAGGCTCAGGAAAGGGAACCTACagtttttgattccctttggagTTGGTTGCCCAACCGGGGAGGACTGGGAAATAGCCTTGTGCATCTCCTCCTtacaggtgtggtactgtgcctggtcaccctcctcctaattgcttgttttaaattgctcctccgtaagctgtgtgccccccgttccccagAAATCCCGGCATACActctcattgagaaccccagctccatggcactcaatcaTATCTTGTCtgcagaatatgagaaaactcagccaaaaacttgttgagtattctcaaaggagggaactgttggggttactatgcctgcctgagccagagttcttccatgtttaaactctgttcttccatgtttaactctgatcgaccttaacaaccaaggacaggtattggaatgtgtaaatagctagttagcaattacacccttgctcatttcaggtaccaaacaataatgatgaggtttgcatgtttctagctgaggaaggggtaataaactaagggtaaacaggaccaaataactgtttagagagaagttactaacaaactagatttatagccctagaatgatttagttacttaaatgtataaacatgcctttggtagaaaggggagggggagtgggggggtgatagagagggggagagagggggggcttagttgtaaagtgtataaagaagagagaaactgtttttgctggtgtgctcgatttgagacttgcctgtctccttgcaccactttgagatctcaaataaactttgattgtttctccaccccggtatgtttattggcgtgaagcactccgggcaccgaacctcactgttgctatcctcgggcccctgtgccggcaacaagcTCCACAGCTAAACAGGCAGTTATATGGAGCACTGTGGGAGTAAGGAAAATATTAATCCTTAATCAGCCTGCTGCTGCATTCTTGAATTCTACATATTACATAGTATATTCCATATAAAAAATGGCATTAAGAGAACATTATTAgcattgcaaagtcaagtactcaaaagttaggaaaggtCAGGATTAAGGCTGTTTAGCAACCTGAAGTGTGCCCCCTTGTGTTTGTATATTGTCTCTAATTACATGAGTACATACAGAACTATATTTTCCACAGGGCCCCTACTAAATTTCTAGATATGTAGTGAATTTTTGGATATAAATAATCCATTTGAAATTACTCACATTTGATGGTACTGGTTTTTAACACATAGGGCTTGCTCCTCTAAAAATAACACCTCAGCAAGCTGCTGCTCGTAGAAGCTAAAATCATTAAGTACGCCTGAGATGTAAATTAGCAAAGCAGAGGCTACTCTCCATGATTCCTCTCCAGCTCACTAACTCCTGTTCTCCTAATACTCAGACCAATAGTTTTCTTAATAAATATGTACATGGAGAGCTACAGTAAACAAGGGGTCCAAGTTACAAGCCTACTTCTGTTCCCGGTCAAGCAACTGCTGTACTCGAGTTGGGTGAGAGAGGTCCATGCAGTTAAAGCATCACGCGCTACTAAAAAGAGAAAAGGTGCCTGTCTGAGAATACACAGAGGCCTGAAAACATGCTGTCACTCTGCAAAgtaaaaactggccatttatGATCTGATTTCAGAATTACTGACCTCAAAGCTTTCAAAAATAATGAGGCAGGGCCCCCCAGAAATCATGGGCTTAAAAATcttgaggtttttttaaataataaattttggATTCTTTTTCTATGCCTTCTTTTGCACAGACTCTAGGAGGCACACCTAAgctttttcaagtttttctctgcaaacaTCAGACCTATACGTTTCCTTTTTTtgttaatgaaagctgaggttaCTTTTCACACAGTCTCTTGACTGTAGCAGTTGGGGCTTTGGGGAAAACTCCAACCAATCACAAGTGTTAGCAACACTGGCCCAGATCAGTGGGGACAACCAGGACATACGGGCcctaaaaaaatcccaaactagTGTTTAAATAATCCAAAGGGAACTCTGAAACTGAAGCCCCTGAGTCAAATATCCTGTACTTTAAGagcactgctataaattacagATCAGCACTCTTGCTCAGCAAGGTAGCTTAACCTGACTGCACTTTGTAAGCC
This region of Chrysemys picta bellii isolate R12L10 chromosome 9, ASM1138683v2, whole genome shotgun sequence genomic DNA includes:
- the LOC135973513 gene encoding myb/SANT-like DNA-binding domain-containing protein 2; translated protein: MESSQDRKRAPAWTEREVRDLLAIWGDEAVIAELRSSKRNGKVLEKISKAMKDRGHNRDTQQCRVKIKELRQAYHKAREANGRSGAEPQTCRYYAELHAILGGAATTTPTVCYDSLTGETHREDGSGNEEDDDGGTVGSSQQQGSGETGFPNSQDLFVTLDLEPVTPELTQDPQGTQETSAANVSPSQRLVNIRKRKHKTRDEMFTELQMSSHADRAQQNAWRQSMSEMRKAQHEREERWRAEDDRWRQLADRRQEAMLRLLEHQSDMLERMVELQERQQEQRPPLQPLCNQQPSSPSSIASSPRRPRTRWGGLRPPSHSTPDDRPSIRRLGFNKS